The sequence ATGTGCCTTTCTGTCTCACTCTGTGCCCTTACTGCTCATTTCACAGATTTAAGTTTAATGAGGAAACTGCAAGACGCTATTTCAGCCTGCTGAGGGATGAGATGCGCATGACGGCACGGCTGGGCTACAGCTTCAGCTCGGCTTATTTCGGCGGCGGCACAACGTCTATTCTCCCTGATGAGCTGGCAAAGACAATTGACCTTGCCAGAGAGCTTTTCGGCATAACCGAAATCTCCTGCGAGAGCGATCCCAATCATATAGATCCCGAAAGCCTGAAATACACCGAAGGGCGGATAGACCGTCTTTCCGTGGGGATACAGACCTTTAACGATAAATATCTCGAAAATATAGGCAGAAAAACGAAGTTCGGCAGCGGAGCCGAGCAGTATGAGAAGGTGCAGGCTATACTGAAGCACTTTCCCATCGTGAATGTGGATTTGATGTACAACTTTCCCGGGCAGACTGAGGAAGAGCTTCTGGAGGACATACGCAAGGTGCGGGAGCTGAACCCCCAGCAGGTGACTTTTTATCCGCTTATGTACGCCCCTTTTGTGGGGAGAAAGCTCAGGGAAAAGATTGGTAAATCAACAAACGAAAATGAGGCAAGGCTCTTCGCCCTCATCATGAAAAACATGACCGAACCGTACATTCAGCGCACATCATGGGCTTACGCCCTGAAAAAGAAGGAATTTATAGACGAATACGTTGTGGATCACAGCGAATATGTGGGCTTGGGTTCGGGGGCATTCAGCTTTCTGAACGGCACTCTGTATGCCAATTCGTTTTCTCTTAAGGAATATGCGGACCGTGTGGCGGCGGGGATGGCTTCCGTGGTAAAAAGCACTGCCTTCGGCAGGCATTCGGTTAAGCAGTACCGCATGATGGTGGAGATGTTCGGTCTCCACGCCGAGCCTCCGTACAGACCTTTTTTTGAATATAATGCCCTTAAAGCTGTGGGCGCTGTGAGCAGACGGGATGGTAAGACCATTCTCACCCCCAAGGGACGTTTTCTTCTTTCCGTAATGATGAAAGGGTTCTATAACGGTATGGACTATATAAGAGAATCCATGAGAGCAGACCTTAAGGCGGAGGATGAGAGAATCTGCCTTGGTTGCAGGGAAGATGAATGACGGAAAATTTTTTTGACGTGGCTGTAATAGGCGGCGGTGCTGCGGGGCTTATGGCTTCGGGGTTTGCGGCTTCCGCAGGGGCAAAGACCGTGCTTCTGGAACGGGGTTCTTCCCTCGGGCGCAAGCTGCTGATAACCGGCGGCGGACGCTGTAATCTCACCAATAATCAGACAGATATAAAGAAACTCACGGAAGTTTTCGGAAAGGAGGGGCGTTTTCTCTACTCCGCTTTCAGCTCATTTTCTCCGGCGGATACACTGAAATTCTTCTCTGAACTCGGGGTGGCGTGTGCGGAGGAGGACGCAGGCAGGGTGTTCCCTGATGATGACGACGCTAAGTCCGTTCTCAGGGCGCTTACCGCGTTCATCCGTTTCAGCGGCGTTAAGATATGGACAGACGCCGAAGTGAAACGTCTTGAATGTGCGGACGGCAGGGTCACAGGTATTATCCTTGAAAACAGCATCATCCGTGCTGACAGAGTTGTAATAGCAACAGGCGGACTGAGCTACCCCGCCACAGGCTCCAAGGGCGACGGCTATAAATGGGCGGAGCGCTGCGGACATACCATTGTTCCGCTCCGTCCGGTGCTTACCCCGGTTAAGCTCAGAGAACGCTGGATAGCTGATCTTGAGGGGCTGAGTCTGCGGGATGTGTCCTTAAGCGCATATTCCGGCAAAAAGATTGCCGAAGAACGGAGTGATCTCCTTTTTACAGGGGACGGAATGACCGGACCCGTTGTTTATAACATAAGCAGAAGAATCTCCGGAAGTGAGCATGGGATGAGGCTCTTACTGGATATATTCCCCGATGAGACGAGAGAGGAGCTTGATAAGCGCCTTGCGGAGCTCTTTGCGTCGAATGATAAAAAGATGATGAAAACAGCACTCGGGGCAATTCTCCCGCCAAAGCTGCTGCCTGTCGTGATTAAGCTCTCCGCTCTGGACGGCGAAATCCACGGGGCGAAGGTCTCAAAGG is a genomic window of Geovibrio thiophilus containing:
- a CDS encoding coproporphyrinogen III oxidase family protein, translating into MAGFPRENSYLRAEDSASGDADGISWGFTAKAARLIMKSAVKYYLRFSEDSVTVLPPADKNKSYLLYLHVPFCLTLCPYCSFHRFKFNEETARRYFSLLRDEMRMTARLGYSFSSAYFGGGTTSILPDELAKTIDLARELFGITEISCESDPNHIDPESLKYTEGRIDRLSVGIQTFNDKYLENIGRKTKFGSGAEQYEKVQAILKHFPIVNVDLMYNFPGQTEEELLEDIRKVRELNPQQVTFYPLMYAPFVGRKLREKIGKSTNENEARLFALIMKNMTEPYIQRTSWAYALKKKEFIDEYVVDHSEYVGLGSGAFSFLNGTLYANSFSLKEYADRVAAGMASVVKSTAFGRHSVKQYRMMVEMFGLHAEPPYRPFFEYNALKAVGAVSRRDGKTILTPKGRFLLSVMMKGFYNGMDYIRESMRADLKAEDERICLGCREDE
- a CDS encoding NAD(P)/FAD-dependent oxidoreductase, whose translation is MTENFFDVAVIGGGAAGLMASGFAASAGAKTVLLERGSSLGRKLLITGGGRCNLTNNQTDIKKLTEVFGKEGRFLYSAFSSFSPADTLKFFSELGVACAEEDAGRVFPDDDDAKSVLRALTAFIRFSGVKIWTDAEVKRLECADGRVTGIILENSIIRADRVVIATGGLSYPATGSKGDGYKWAERCGHTIVPLRPVLTPVKLRERWIADLEGLSLRDVSLSAYSGKKIAEERSDLLFTGDGMTGPVVYNISRRISGSEHGMRLLLDIFPDETREELDKRLAELFASNDKKMMKTALGAILPPKLLPVVIKLSALDGEIHGAKVSKVHRKVLLGLMKELETVIDSFHGFNKATVTAGGVNLREVDPKTMKSKIIENLYFAGEVLDLDAPTGGYNLQMCWSTGALAGKSAGAV